In Bradyrhizobium sp. 170, the DNA window TGCCGCTCTCGGTAGCGGTGGTGAAGAAGGTGATGAAGGGGTTGGCAGAGATCGCCGGAAACAGGTCGGCGCGGAAAATCTCGTTGCCGTTGAAGCGGCATGTAAAGCTCGTGATGATGTCGCGCGGAACGACTTCGCCTGACGCTTTATGGCGATAGCCGGTTTCCATGATGTGCGACATCAGCGTCTTGATCTCGATAATGTCGCCGCGTTTGGCTTTCGCTGGAACGTTGATCAGTGCCGAGGCCATCAGATCACATCCTCCGTGCAGGCCGCCAGCGTCACCACGACATCGACACTGGCCGACCAGAACGACCCGTCCGAAAGCTTTGCGATCGCGACGATCTTCTGGCTGTCGGCGAGACGGACGCGGGTCGAAACCTGCGCGCGGCCGTTATGCGGACCGAGATGGAAATTGGCGAAGTTGGGCTGCGGATTCTTTTCGTTGAAGATGTGGATGCTCCGGACGTGATCCTCCGCCGCCATCGGGTGCGCGACGCTAACCGTCATCGGTACCGTGTTGCCGTTCTCGACCAGCGGCGGGATGTCGAGCTTGACCTTGCCGGTACGCACCGCGGCGCCGCCGGTGACATTCTGGATCGCTGACGCAAGCATCGCAGGCGTCGCCTCCGCGGGACGGACAATAACGACCGGGAGCGCGCCGAGCACGGCCGTGCCACCGGCGAGGCCGAGGAACTGGCGACGTGATGAATTTGACAGTTGCTGCATCATTGCTTCCTATTCGCGCAAGCTTACGAGATACGCCACGATATCCTCGATCTGTTCGGCCGACAGGATCGGCTTGCCGCGCCACGGCGTCACGACGCGATCGAGGCCGTCCACGCGGTAAAAGGACGGCATGATGGTCGCGGCATTGAGACGGGACGCGTCCACCAGCCGGAGCCGAAGCTGGCCCTCGGACGCGCGGCTGCCGGAACCGGAAAGATCAGGCGCCAGGTCGCCCTGAAATTTCTGTTCGGGAAATGGGCCGCTGTGGCAGAGGATGCAAGTGCTGGAGCGTTCGATGACGAGGGCCCGCCCGCGCGTCGCATCGCCGGCCGTGTCCGTCAGCGACTGCGGAATGCCATCGCCGATGATGGTGTAGCTTCGAAGTTCCTGCGCTGCGGCACCGCCGGGCAGGGCAAGGAGCGCGCCAGCAAGGATCGGAACCGACATGCGAAATCCGAGTCTAGCCAAAGACTTCCGCCGTAATCGTCGCGAACCAGGACTGCCCGTAATCGGCCTCACGCGCGCGGAACTCACGTGGCACATCCGCCGGGCTGACGCCGCCGGCGCCCTCGACATCGGCGAGCAGTCCGTTCTTCGGTTGGTACACGCCGGCAACGGAGATGCCATAGCCCGGGGCCGCCAGACTGTAGCAGGTATTGATCAGCTTCGGCGTGACGGGCGTTCCGCCTGATATCAGCGTGGCAATTGCGGCCGCGCAAACCTTGGCCTGCGCATTGGCCGAGAATGCGGATTTGGGCATGGCGCCGGCGAGACAGGCATCGCCGATGACATGGATGTTCGGCGCCGACTTGGACTCGAACGTGACAGGATCGATCGCGCACCAGCCGGTGTTGTCAGTCGCGCCTGCGATCGTGGCGATGCGGCCGGCCCGCTGCGGCGGAATGACGTTGGCTACCTGGGCGGTGTGGTTACCGAAATCGGTGATCAGCGTGTTGGTCGCAGGGTCCACGGCGTTCACCTTGCCGCCCTGCGACAGCGATACCCATTCTATCATTCCCGGATAGAGCTCCTTCCAGGCGTTCTGGAACAGGCGCTGCTTGGAGAAGGTGTCCTTTGCGTCGAGGATGATCAGCTTCGAGCGCGGCTTTTTGGTTTTCAGATAATGCGCAATCAGGCAGGCGCGTTCATAAGGTCCCGGCGGGCAGCGGAACGGATTGGCGGGGGCTGCGATCACCACCAGACCGCCATCGTCCATGGCCTCCAGTTGCTTGCGCAGCAACAGCGTCTGCTCGCCGGCTTTCCAGGCATGCGGCATCTTCGCGGCGCCAGCTTCGTCGTAGCCCTGTAGCGCGTCGAAACGCAGATCGATGCCAGGCGACAGCACCAGCCGGTCGTAGCCGAGCGAGGTGCCGTCGGCGAGCCCGACGGTCCGCGCCGCTGCATTGACGGCCGTTGCCGCCTGCGCCACCACGGTCACGCCGCCGGCCGCGATCTTGTCATAGCCGAATTGTTGCTCCTCGATGGAGCGCAGTCCGGCAATGACATTGTTGCTGAACGGGCAGGCGGTGAAGCTCTTGTTCGGCTCGACCAGCGTGACCTGCAGTTTCGGGTCGATCTGTTTCAGCGCGCGGGCGCAACTCGCGCCGCCAAAGCCGCCGCCGATCACGACGACACGTGGCGCGGCTTGCGCGAACGCGGGTAGCGGAAACGTCAGCGCCGTTACGGTGGCTGCGCTGGCGCCCACGAATTCCCGGCGGCTCATGCGATGGCTGGTACCCATGATGGCGCCCCCTTTTACTTCTGTGCCGCGAGCCACGCAGCAATCGCGCGCAACTCGTCGTCGGAGAAGCCCTTGGCGATGCGGTTCATGACCGTGGCGGGAAGCGTGCCGTCGCGAAATCCAGTCATTGCGGTCATGATTTCGCCCGGGTCGCGGCCGTACAGCCGCGACACAGAGAAGGCTGCCGGCGCCCCGGAGGTGTGGCAGCCGGAGCAGGACGCCGCGCCGGGCGGGGGCAGGGAGGCCGCCAGCGCCGGCACGCTCGATGCCGCTACCGTTGCGATCCCGAGGATGACAGGCCACGTTTTCATCAGCGAATCTCCCGATGGTGGAGCGGCGGCTCTCGACTGAGGCCGCCGCCCGCTTGTCGTCAGGCAAACGTGATGTTCTGGTCCTTCAGCGGCACTGAGCGTATGCGTTTTCCGGTTGCCGCGAAATAGGCATTGAGCACCGCGGGCGCGGCGACACCGATGGTCGGCTCTCCGACGCCGCCCCAGAAGCCGCCGCTTGGCACCATCACGCATTCCACCTTCGGCATCTCGGCAATCCGCATCGAGTTGTAGGTGTCGAAGTTGGTCTGCTCGATCTTGCCGTCCTTCACCGTGCAGCCGCCATAGAACAGCGCGGACAGGCCATAGACAAAGGAGCCCGCGATCTGCCGCTCGACCTGCGCCGGGTTGACGACGTAGCCGGGGTCGGTCGAGGCGACGATGCGATGCACCTTGATCTTGCTGCCTTCGGAGACGGAGATTTCCGCGGCGCCCGCGACATAACTGCCGTAGCCCATCACCTGCGCGACCCCGCGATAGACGCCTTGCGGCGCGGGCGTGCCCCATCCGATTTTCTCGGCCACGGCGTTGAGCACGGCGAGATGTTTCGGATGCTTGCTCATCAGCTTGCGGCGGAATTCCACCGGATCCTGGCCCACCGAAAGCGCCAGCTCATCCATGAAGCATTCCATATAGATTGCGTTCTGGTTCACGTTGACGCCGCGCCAGAAGCCGGGTGGAACGTGGGGATTGCGCATGGAATGCTCGACCAGCAGGTTAGGCACGGAGTAGCCGATTGCCGCGTCGCCGGAGGGGGCGAGGCCCTGGAACGCAGCCGTATCCATGCCGTTCACGAGCGCCGCCGGACCCACCGTGAACAGGATCGATTGACCAGATATCCGTACATGCAACGCCGTCAAATTATTGTCGGCATCGAAGGCCCCGGTCAGCTTGCATTGCGTGACCGGATGAAACTTGCCTTGCGCCATGTCCTCTTCGCGCGACCACAGCAGCTTGACCGGCGTGCCCGGCATCTCCTTGGCGATCAGAACCGCCTGCCGGACGTAGTCAGTCATGCCGCGGCGGCCAAAGCCGCCACCGAGGATAAGCTTGTGCACCTCGCATTTTTCCGCCGGCAGGCCTGAGGCTTCCATGGTGGCGGCGAACGCCGCTTCGCCGTTCTGCGTGCCGCACCAGACCTCGCATTTATCCGGTGTATAGAGCGCCGTGGCGTTCATCGGCTCCATGGGCGCATGGTTCTGGTAGGGATAGTTGTAGACCGCTTCGACCTTCTTGACGGCGCCGGCAATCGCGGCCTTGGCGTCGCCATTCTGGTTGCCGATGTAAGCGGGCTGTGCGTTGTCGAGACCTTCGGCCAGCCACTTTGCGATCGACTCGCTGGAGACTTTTGCGTTCTCGCCTTCGTCCCAGACGATCGGCAGCGCATCGAGCGCGGTCTTGGCGTGCCACCAGGTATCGGCGACGACGGCGACACTGCTGTCGCTGACGCGCACGACCTTCTTGACGCCCTTCATGCCCATGACTTTGGCTTCGTCGTAGCTCTTCAGCTTGCCGCCGAACACGGGGCAATCCTTGATCGCGGCATTGAGCATGCCGGGCAGCTTGACGTCGGCGCCGTAGATCATCGCGCCGGTGGTCTTGTCCACCGTATCGAGCCGCTTCACACCCTTGCCGACGATCTTCCAGTCCTTGGGATCCTTCAGCTTCACGTCGGCAGGCGGCTCGAGCTTCGCGGCGGCTTCCACCACCTTGCCGTAGGTCGTGGTCTTGCCCGTCGGCGTGTGGGTGATGATGCTGTTGGCCGCGGTGCATTCCGAGGCCGGCACCTTCCATTCGTTCGCGGCCGCCTGGATCAGCATCACCCGCGCAGTGGCGCCACCCTTGCGGACATATTCCTGGCTGGTGCGAATGCCGCGACTGCCCCCGGTCGAGAAATCGCCCCAGGCGCGCTTGCGTGCGACACTTTGACCCGGCGTCGGATATTCGGTGACGACCTTCGACCAGTCGCATTCCAGCTCTT includes these proteins:
- the soxX gene encoding sulfur oxidation c-type cytochrome SoxX, which encodes MSVPILAGALLALPGGAAAQELRSYTIIGDGIPQSLTDTAGDATRGRALVIERSSTCILCHSGPFPEQKFQGDLAPDLSGSGSRASEGQLRLRLVDASRLNAATIMPSFYRVDGLDRVVTPWRGKPILSAEQIEDIVAYLVSLRE
- a CDS encoding molybdopterin cofactor-binding domain-containing protein, with protein sequence MNKHVTPKLTRRGFVIGTAAAGAGLAIGLDIPFGGPTVVRAADGSPEVNVWVVIRPDNTTVVRIARSEMGQGTLTGLAQLVAEELECDWSKVVTEYPTPGQSVARKRAWGDFSTGGSRGIRTSQEYVRKGGATARVMLIQAAANEWKVPASECTAANSIITHTPTGKTTTYGKVVEAAAKLEPPADVKLKDPKDWKIVGKGVKRLDTVDKTTGAMIYGADVKLPGMLNAAIKDCPVFGGKLKSYDEAKVMGMKGVKKVVRVSDSSVAVVADTWWHAKTALDALPIVWDEGENAKVSSESIAKWLAEGLDNAQPAYIGNQNGDAKAAIAGAVKKVEAVYNYPYQNHAPMEPMNATALYTPDKCEVWCGTQNGEAAFAATMEASGLPAEKCEVHKLILGGGFGRRGMTDYVRQAVLIAKEMPGTPVKLLWSREEDMAQGKFHPVTQCKLTGAFDADNNLTALHVRISGQSILFTVGPAALVNGMDTAAFQGLAPSGDAAIGYSVPNLLVEHSMRNPHVPPGFWRGVNVNQNAIYMECFMDELALSVGQDPVEFRRKLMSKHPKHLAVLNAVAEKIGWGTPAPQGVYRGVAQVMGYGSYVAGAAEISVSEGSKIKVHRIVASTDPGYVVNPAQVERQIAGSFVYGLSALFYGGCTVKDGKIEQTNFDTYNSMRIAEMPKVECVMVPSGGFWGGVGEPTIGVAAPAVLNAYFAATGKRIRSVPLKDQNITFA
- the soxZ gene encoding thiosulfate oxidation carrier complex protein SoxZ encodes the protein MASALINVPAKAKRGDIIEIKTLMSHIMETGYRHKASGEVVPRDIITSFTCRFNGNEIFRADLFPAISANPFITFFTTATESGKFEFEWTGDRGFSETASASITVE
- a CDS encoding NAD(P)/FAD-dependent oxidoreductase — its product is MGTSHRMSRREFVGASAATVTALTFPLPAFAQAAPRVVVIGGGFGGASCARALKQIDPKLQVTLVEPNKSFTACPFSNNVIAGLRSIEEQQFGYDKIAAGGVTVVAQAATAVNAAARTVGLADGTSLGYDRLVLSPGIDLRFDALQGYDEAGAAKMPHAWKAGEQTLLLRKQLEAMDDGGLVVIAAPANPFRCPPGPYERACLIAHYLKTKKPRSKLIILDAKDTFSKQRLFQNAWKELYPGMIEWVSLSQGGKVNAVDPATNTLITDFGNHTAQVANVIPPQRAGRIATIAGATDNTGWCAIDPVTFESKSAPNIHVIGDACLAGAMPKSAFSANAQAKVCAAAIATLISGGTPVTPKLINTCYSLAAPGYGISVAGVYQPKNGLLADVEGAGGVSPADVPREFRAREADYGQSWFATITAEVFG
- a CDS encoding cytochrome C codes for the protein MKTWPVILGIATVAASSVPALAASLPPPGAASCSGCHTSGAPAAFSVSRLYGRDPGEIMTAMTGFRDGTLPATVMNRIAKGFSDDELRAIAAWLAAQK
- a CDS encoding SoxY-related AACIE arm protein; protein product: MQQLSNSSRRQFLGLAGGTAVLGALPVVIVRPAEATPAMLASAIQNVTGGAAVRTGKVKLDIPPLVENGNTVPMTVSVAHPMAAEDHVRSIHIFNEKNPQPNFANFHLGPHNGRAQVSTRVRLADSQKIVAIAKLSDGSFWSASVDVVVTLAACTEDVI